DNA sequence from the Arthrobacter jinronghuae genome:
GGACCAGGCAATAGATATTCAGCTTGCGCGGTGCGAACTCCGTGTGGTCCACCTCCCCCAGCCCCCGCCACAGGAAGTACGACGAAATGGCCTGGGTGGCCTTGTGCTCGAGGTAACGGTCCCGCTCGGTGCCGTCGGCGGTCTTGAGTGCGTACTGAACGATGACCCAGTGTTGGTCTGCCGGATCAATCTCCGCGTATCCCTCTTCCTCCGAGGTGACGGCAAAGGCGTGCAGTAGGCCCTCCGCGGCGTCGGGCGCCACATCCTGTACCTTCGCCGACCCTTCGTAGCCCACGGGGCCGGAGGAAAGCATCAACTGCCCCTCGTCCTCGTCATAGAGGGCCTCACGGAAATGGAGCACCCCCGCCTCGTCGCGCTTGTACATCCGAATGGTGACCATAGTGGTGTTCCTCTTCCTGCTGTGGTTTGTGGGCGGGGCCTGCGACCCCCTGGGTGGCACTCAGGCGCTCGGTCGCCGGCGCGGGTGGTATGAGCGGGGGGTGCGTACTCCGGGACGCTGAAGCGGCACCCAGAGCTTGTAGCGGTCCGCGCGGTAGTAGGACACCGAGTAGTCGACCATTGCCCGTGACACGTAGGCGTGGCGCTGGATCTTCAGCACCGGTGCGCCGAGCTCAACGTTGAGCAGGCGGGCGATGGAGGCCGAGGCCGCCGTTGCCTCGATGGTGTCCTCACCCCACTCCATCACCAGGCCGTACCGCTCGCTCAGCACGTTGTAGAGCGACGTCGGCGGATCTTCCTCGAGAATGCCGGGTACGTAGTGCGCCGGGATGAAGTTTTCATCAACGCTCATCGGTTCGCCGTCCGCCAGCAGCTGCCTGCGGAAGCGGATAACCGGCTGGCCCGGTTCAATCTGCAGCTCGCGCGCCACCAGCTGCGAGGCGCCGATCTGCTCGAAGCTCAGGACGTGTGCGTCGGGGACCATGCCGCGGCGGTGCATTTCCTCGGAGTAGGAAGTCAGCTGTACCTGCAGGTCCATCTTCGTCCGTGCCACGAAGGTCCCCAGCCCGACGACGCGCTCCAGGACGCCGTCCGCCACCAGGGCATCCACGGCCTGGCGGATGGTCATGCGGGCCACGGAGAAGTGTTCGGAAAGCTCACGCTCTGAAGGGATGGCCTCCCCTGCCCCGGCATGGGTTTCCACGAACCGGCGGAGGATGCCCTGGAGCTGTACGTGCTTGGCGATGCCTGCGGCCGGATCGATGCCCTCGGTGAGCAGCCGCAGCCGGTGATTGCTCACCGGTGGTGTCCCGAAGCGGCGGACGGACCATACCTACGCATACTTCTATTCCGCCCCTTCGGCTGGGAAAACTGCTGCCGTCTAAGAATACCGGTATCTCTGCACCGCCCCTCCCCTGCAGCGTTCCTTGTCTCGTGGGGCGGACCAACGCAAAAAGGAAGGACCCGCAGTCACCTGCGGGTCCTTCCTTTTTATGCTGTTATGCAGTCCCTAGTGGGCGTGGTTTCCGCGGCTGTACTCGAAAACCCAGCCAACCAGCGCGATGACGGCTAGGCCGGCACCGATGTACAGGATCCACCAGCCCACTGCCATGCCCAGGAAGCCGATAGCGGCAGAGGCACCCAGCAGCAGCGGCCACCAGCTCCACGGGCTGAAGAAGCCCTGCTCGCCGGAACCTTCGTGGATCTCGGCGTCCAGACGATCCTCGGGGCGGGGACCGACCCGCTTGCCGGTGAAGCCGATGTAGTAGGCGATCATCCCGGACATGCCGCCGGTGAGGAAGAGCGCCAGGTAACCGACGGGCTCCGTCCACTCGACCATGTAGCCGTAGACCACGCCGACGACGACGAAGAACGGCGCCATGTAAGCGAAGAGTTTAGTCTCAACCTTCATTAGACTTTTTCCTTCCGGTCGCCGGGGCCGAATACCTTGGCAGCCGCGGAATCGTCAGTGACGTGCTGCTGCAGCTCGGGGTGGTGCAGGTCCAGTGCCGGACGCTCCGAACGGATCCGGGGCAGCGACGTGAAGTTGTGGCGCGGCGGCGGGCAGGAAGTTGCCCACTCGAGCGAGCCACCGAAGCCCCAGGGGTCATCCACTTCAACCTTCTTGCCGTGGCGCCAGGTGATGTACACGTTCCAGAAGAACGGGATCATCGAGGCACCCAGGACGAAGGAGGCGATGGTGGAGAACTGGTTCATCGCGGTGAAGTTGTCTTCCACCAGGTAGTCGGCGTAGCGGCGCGGCATG
Encoded proteins:
- a CDS encoding cytochrome c oxidase subunit 4, with protein sequence MKVETKLFAYMAPFFVVVGVVYGYMVEWTEPVGYLALFLTGGMSGMIAYYIGFTGKRVGPRPEDRLDAEIHEGSGEQGFFSPWSWWPLLLGASAAIGFLGMAVGWWILYIGAGLAVIALVGWVFEYSRGNHAH
- a CDS encoding GntR family transcriptional regulator; protein product: MSNHRLRLLTEGIDPAAGIAKHVQLQGILRRFVETHAGAGEAIPSERELSEHFSVARMTIRQAVDALVADGVLERVVGLGTFVARTKMDLQVQLTSYSEEMHRRGMVPDAHVLSFEQIGASQLVARELQIEPGQPVIRFRRQLLADGEPMSVDENFIPAHYVPGILEEDPPTSLYNVLSERYGLVMEWGEDTIEATAASASIARLLNVELGAPVLKIQRHAYVSRAMVDYSVSYYRADRYKLWVPLQRPGVRTPRSYHPRRRPSA